The following proteins are co-located in the Candidatus Accumulibacter cognatus genome:
- a CDS encoding Rpn family recombination-promoting nuclease/putative transposase, with the protein MANGHDSGYKFLFSTPELVRDLILGFVPDEWLHSLDYRTLEIVPGSYVSEDFRQRADDIVWRVRVGGEWVYLYLLIEFQQSTVGQAHGAAHDGLRGAALPGPDQAGPAPVRRPPAAGPADRSLQRRPALDRRDRRFPPDPADTGPGRAVQDPLLLPAGRRERLYRQPTGLAEEPHGGRLPHRTPGFPGSLGVLIALLEERLVDRPDLRRMFPIWIRATLMRKGEYRTLLPEIDVLQELKVMLAERLEEWAHGYGARGEEKRVAMALQRLLVRRFGVLPPDLASHIAAASREEIETWLDRVLDARSMEDVFGPTEH; encoded by the coding sequence ATGGCCAACGGACACGACAGCGGCTACAAATTTCTCTTCTCGACACCGGAACTGGTGCGCGACCTGATCCTTGGCTTTGTTCCGGACGAATGGCTGCACAGTCTCGACTACCGCACGCTGGAGATCGTCCCCGGCAGCTACGTCAGTGAGGACTTCCGCCAGCGGGCCGACGATATCGTCTGGCGGGTCAGGGTGGGTGGCGAGTGGGTCTATCTCTACCTGCTGATCGAGTTCCAGCAGAGTACCGTCGGACAAGCACATGGCGCTGCGCATGATGGTCTACGTGGGGCTGCTCTACCAGGCCCTGATCAAGCAGGGCCAGCTCCTGTCCGACGACCGCCTGCCGCTGGTCCTGCCGATCGTTCTCTACAACGGCGGCCCGCGCTGGACCGCCGGGACCGACGTTTTCCACCTGATCCCGCCGATACCGGACCTGGTCGAGCAGTTCAAGACCCGCTTCTCCTACCTGCTGGTCGACGAGAACGCCTATACCGACAGCCAACTGGCCTCGCTGAAGAACCTCATGGTGGCCGTCTTCCGCATCGAACACCCGGCTTCCCAGGAAGCCTCGGCGTCCTGATCGCGCTGCTCGAAGAGAGGCTCGTCGACCGTCCCGACCTGCGCCGGATGTTCCCCATCTGGATCCGGGCGACATTGATGCGCAAGGGAGAATACCGTACCCTTTTACCCGAGATCGACGTCTTACAGGAGCTGAAAGTCATGTTGGCTGAACGACTTGAAGAATGGGCGCATGGCTACGGGGCGAGAGGCGAGGAAAAACGCGTAGCTATGGCTCTGCAGCGCCTGCTCGTCAGACGCTTCGGCGTGCTTCCTCCCGATCTGGCTTCCCACATCGCCGCTGCGTCGAGAGAGGAGATTGAGACGTGGCTGGATCGGGTGCTTGATGCTCGCAGCATGGAGGATGTCTTCGGGCCGACTGAGCACTGA